The Aphelocoma coerulescens isolate FSJ_1873_10779 chromosome 2, UR_Acoe_1.0, whole genome shotgun sequence genome contains a region encoding:
- the LOC138106366 gene encoding serum paraoxonase/arylesterase 2: MGKLLVVALVGIAAALAAERLLAFRNRLNASREVAPVSLPNCRLIKGIEAGSEDIDILPNGLAFISSGLKYPGMKSFAPDKPGEIFLMDLNEDNPRAVELRISRGFDLASFNPHGINTYVDRDDTVYLFVVNHPHQKSTVELFKFEEDDNSLVHLKTIRHDLLTSVNDIVAVGPDSFYATNDHYFSDFLLMFLEMFLGLTWSNVVYYSPKEVKEVASGFYSANGINISPDRKYIYVADVLDHNIYVMEKHANWSLTQVKTLQLDTLVDNLSIDPHTGDIWTGCHPNGMKLFYYDPENLPGSEVLRIQNILSKEPVVTRVYADNGSVLQGSSVASIYEGKLLIGTIFHRALYCDL, translated from the exons ATGGGGAAGTTGCTGGTGGTGGCTCTCGTCGGGATAGCGGCAGCCCTGGCGGCGGAGCGGCTGCTGGCCTTTCG GAACAGACTCAATGCTTCAAGGGAAGTAGCCCCAGTAAGCCTCCCGAACTGCCGGCTCATTAAAGGAATTG AAGCTGGTTCAGAAGACATCGATATACTTCCCAATGGACTGGCTTTCATCAGCTCT GGCTTGAAATATCCAGGAATGAAGAGCTTTGCTCCAGATAAGCCAGGTGAAATATTTTTGATGGATTTGAATGAAGACAATCCCAGAGCAGTGGAACTGAGAATCAGCCGAGGGTTTGATCTGGCATCATTTAACCCTCACGGAATCAACACCTATGTAGACAGAG ATGACACCGTGTACCTCTTTGTTGTGAACCATCCCCATCAGAAGAGCACAGTAGAATTGTTTAAATTTGAAGAAGATGATAATTCTCTTGTACACCTGAAAACCATTCGACATGACCTTCTGACAAG tGTGAATGATATAGTAGCCGTGGGACCAGACAGCTTCTATGCTACCAATGACCACTACTTCTCCGACTTCCTCTTGATGTTCTTAGAAATGTTCTTGGGTCTAACCTGGTCAAATGTTGTTTACTACAGTCCAAAAGAAGTTAAAGAAGTAGCATCTGGGTTTTATTCAGCCAATGGAATTAACATTTCACCCGATAGAAA GTACATCTATGTTGCAGATGTATTGGATCACAATATCTATGTCATGGAAAAACATGCTAACTGGAGTTTAACCCAAGTGAAG ACTCTGCAACTGGACACTCTGGTTGATAACTTGTCTATTGACCCTCACACTGGAGACATCTGGACAGGATGTCATCCCAATGGGATGAAGCTGTTCTACTATGATCCTGAAAATCTTCCTGGATCTGAG GTCCTGCGCATCCAGAACATCCTCTCGAAGGAGCCTGTGGTGACACGTGTCTATGCTGACAAtggctctgtgctgcagggaagctcAGTGGCATCCATCTACGAGGGAAAACTGCTCATTGGCACAATCTTCCACAGAGCTCTCTACTGTGATCTATAG